Within Chitinivibrionales bacterium, the genomic segment GAGCCCGCGCGGGATGCCCTCCTTTTCCGACGCGAGCACCGCGACGTCGGCCTGCTTGACAAGCGCATGGATGAACGGCGTGTAGACGATCTTCACCGAGCGCTCGAGGTTCCGCACCGCGATGAGCCGCTCAAGGTCGGCGCGAAGCGCGCCCTTGCCCGCGATCACGCACTCGCTCGCCACCCCGGCCCTGTTGAGGAACTGCACCGCGTTGATGACCGTCTCGAGCCGCTTGACCGGCTCCAGCCGGGCAACGCAAATGATTTTTGTTTTTCCCTGCGAGAACACCGGCCCGGCCGCGCCGCTTTGGGCCAGGGAGCTTTTTTCGATTTGGCCCGCGTCGACGCCGTTGCCCTCGAAGAACACCGGGCACCGTATCGACTTCATGCCTTTGAGCGCGTCAAAGTCGGTCCGGTTCTGCGACAGCACGGCCGACCGTATCCGGCACGCGCCGGTCTCCAGCACCTTGTAAAGGTTGTGCAGCGCCGTGCTCTGGCCATAAAAAAACGGGAGCCCGTGATAGGTGTGCACGCACGGCGTGCCGCAGAGCCGCGCGGCGAACGCGCCCGCCATGCCGGCCTTGGCGGTGTGCGTGTGCACGATATCGTATCCGTTTTCTCTGATGACCGCCCTGAGCCTTATGACGGCCTCGATGTCCCGCCACGGCCGTATCGTGCGCGGTATGTCTATTGCGAAATGCCGCACCGCGGGAACTCGCGCCTCCTCCGGATCGGGCGACGAGGCAGCGTGGCACACGATACCCTCACGGGTTGACAAAATGCGCAATTTGCCCGCGAGGATCGTGACGATGCTCTGAAAGGCGGTGGCCACGTGGAGGACTTTTATTTGTTTCATAATTACTATTTATTTTTTGTTTGACATCTCGAGTTCGGCATTCGCTTCGACTGAATCGGTGGCGCCGCCCCCTCTCCTGTGGGAGAGGCAGCGTGGGGGTGAGGTCTGAACGACTAAAGCGATACTGCTATTTACCGTTTGATCTTTTACCCGCGAGGCGGGGGAACGCCCGGCTTTTTATTATCTTATTAAAATTCTTTTTTGTAAAACCGCCTGCTCCCACACGATAAACATGAGCATCTGCCATAAAAACGACGAGTAGTCGCGCTTGCCGGCGATGTGCGCGGCGAAAAATTCCTCCACCGGAAGCCGCCACAGCCCGTACTGTTCGTAGCTGAACCCGGAATCGAACAGCCGCTCGGCAAGGTACTCCCTGAGCTCGCCCCTGAACCATTCGTCAAGCGGCACGGAGAACCCGCGCTTGGGCTTGTCGATGATGAAGTCGGGAATCAGGCCGCGCGCGCTGTCCTTGAAGATCCGCTTGGTCCTGCCCGATATTTTCCACGGCGTGGGGAGCGAATTGGCAAACTCCACGAGCCGGTGGTCGAGGTACGGCACGCGCGCCTCCAGGCCGCAGGCCATTGACGCCTTGTCAAGCTTCTCCAGGTAGCAGTCGGCAAGCCACGTGCGCTGGTCGGCCACGAGCAGGCCGCGGCCGATGTCGCCCCTGCACGAATTGAAAATCTCCTCGTATTCGCTGTTGGCCGCCGCCGGCCCGCCCGTGAGCGCGCCGAAGTCCGCATCGCCGAGCGATTCGAGCCAGCGCGAATACCGCCTGATCTCGTCGCGCTCCGAAAACGCCTCCGCGATCTTCCGCAGGCGCCGCACCCGGGGCAGCAGCGGCGAGAGCGCCCCGACGCCCTTTACATACAGCGAAGACAGAAACGGGTGCTGGTGGTGCCACAGGTGCGCGCTGTAGCGGCGGTACCCGCCG encodes:
- a CDS encoding glycosyltransferase gives rise to the protein MKQIKVLHVATAFQSIVTILAGKLRILSTREGIVCHAASSPDPEEARVPAVRHFAIDIPRTIRPWRDIEAVIRLRAVIRENGYDIVHTHTAKAGMAGAFAARLCGTPCVHTYHGLPFFYGQSTALHNLYKVLETGACRIRSAVLSQNRTDFDALKGMKSIRCPVFFEGNGVDAGQIEKSSLAQSGAAGPVFSQGKTKIICVARLEPVKRLETVINAVQFLNRAGVASECVIAGKGALRADLERLIAVRNLERSVKIVYTPFIHALVKQADVAVLASEKEGIPRGLMEAMALKKPVVATDVVGTSELVVNGETGILVPYGNQHAFNEALKKLSLDKNLREKYGQAGHKRIREHFDENKIVDLWVDIYKRVLKIAV